Proteins encoded within one genomic window of Paraglaciecola psychrophila 170:
- a CDS encoding LacI family DNA-binding transcriptional regulator — MKTDKKLTLAGLAKLAGVSTSTASRALNDNPVIKQATRDKIKALASKHNFSINAAASRLRTQKTNVIAVILNLIDHTEQSISDPFLLKVVGELNQALNHKGYELLLSNSFMASDDWANYFLSSSRADGIIVVGQGKSDEKIDAVARTGLPMVVWGDPTSDVDYTVVGSDNKLGGYIATQHLIDSGCKNIAFLGDPEHLELAERYKGYRQALSEAGGVLEDRLTLSIDITSTAAYEKISETILHHGLFFDGIVTSSDMVALGALKALKERYIGIPSEVAIVGFDDIAMAELFHPSLTTIRQNVKKAAEVMVNQLVLQFEGKLTHSTVIDIELIPRNSTRH; from the coding sequence TTGAAAACAGATAAAAAATTAACCCTTGCTGGACTTGCCAAACTTGCTGGCGTCTCAACTTCCACCGCATCAAGAGCTTTAAACGATAATCCCGTTATTAAACAAGCCACCAGAGATAAAATAAAAGCCTTAGCAAGTAAGCATAATTTCAGTATTAATGCAGCTGCTAGCCGTTTGCGTACTCAAAAAACCAATGTGATTGCTGTGATCCTAAATCTGATTGACCATACTGAACAAAGCATCAGTGACCCTTTCTTACTTAAGGTGGTGGGTGAATTGAATCAGGCACTTAACCATAAAGGCTACGAATTGTTACTGTCTAATTCTTTTATGGCGTCTGACGATTGGGCAAACTATTTTCTATCCAGTAGCCGCGCAGATGGCATCATTGTGGTTGGACAAGGTAAAAGCGATGAAAAAATTGATGCTGTAGCAAGGACTGGACTGCCCATGGTTGTGTGGGGCGACCCCACATCAGACGTTGATTACACCGTTGTAGGGAGTGATAACAAGTTAGGTGGATATATTGCGACCCAACATTTAATCGACAGCGGCTGTAAAAACATTGCGTTTTTAGGTGATCCAGAGCATTTGGAATTGGCTGAACGTTATAAAGGATATCGTCAGGCTTTGTCTGAAGCAGGCGGTGTGCTTGAAGACAGGTTAACCTTATCTATTGATATTACTAGTACAGCAGCTTATGAAAAAATTAGCGAAACGATTTTACACCATGGTTTATTTTTTGATGGCATCGTCACATCAAGTGATATGGTGGCTCTAGGGGCGCTTAAGGCTTTAAAAGAGCGATACATTGGTATTCCTAGTGAGGTGGCTATCGTTGGATTTGATGATATTGCGATGGCAGAGCTGTTCCATCCTTCGCTTACCACTATCAGACAGAACGTTAAAAAAGCGGCAGAAGTGATGGTCAATCAGTTAGTTCTTCAGTTTGAAGGCAAACTAACACATTCTACTGTTATTGATATTGAGTTAATTCCGCGGAATTCTACTCGGCACTAA
- a CDS encoding MFS transporter, translated as MSRLLVIVAIAACYFMFAIMLNSVGTVILQSINSFGVSKPDASTLEGFKDLSIAFVSFFIASFIPRMGYKIALLIGLLLAAGACLLTPVLGDFIAIKVLFACIGISFALVKVSVYSLVGQLTHDTRSHSSLLNTIEGIFMLGVLSGYWIFSAYIDPDAPTSLEWLNVYYPLAAGLFITACIVLFSPIQKTPVVSQPNGLTQEFVEMLKLAYKPLVLVFVLSVFLYVLIEQGIGTWLPTFNSEVLHLPVDVSVQITSIFAAMIAIGRLMAGQILKFVNWYLFLNICIAMMAVLMLLSLPLADDIDATAVTGIFNAPIAAYLLPIAGLMMAPIYPIINSVMLSSLEKAKHAQMTGLIVVFSALGGTTGSIITGLVFDTFGGKNAFYLSLLPMALLAFTLFFFRKSTNKLSSSTIQNEQ; from the coding sequence ATGTCTAGATTGCTTGTTATTGTTGCGATAGCCGCCTGTTATTTTATGTTCGCCATTATGTTGAACAGTGTCGGCACGGTTATCTTGCAATCCATAAACAGTTTTGGTGTCAGTAAACCAGATGCCAGTACTCTTGAAGGTTTTAAAGATTTATCCATAGCCTTTGTGTCTTTTTTTATTGCCTCATTTATTCCAAGAATGGGGTATAAAATCGCTTTGCTAATCGGCTTGTTATTGGCAGCAGGAGCCTGTTTACTGACCCCTGTTTTGGGAGACTTCATTGCGATAAAAGTGTTGTTTGCCTGTATTGGTATATCGTTTGCGCTGGTAAAAGTGTCGGTTTATTCCCTTGTTGGCCAGCTCACCCATGACACGCGCTCGCACTCATCACTGCTTAACACCATTGAAGGTATTTTTATGCTGGGGGTGTTATCTGGATATTGGATCTTCAGCGCTTACATTGATCCCGATGCGCCTACTTCACTCGAATGGCTTAACGTATACTATCCATTAGCAGCAGGGTTATTTATCACTGCTTGTATTGTTTTATTCTCACCGATCCAGAAAACCCCAGTTGTATCTCAGCCTAATGGCTTGACCCAAGAGTTTGTTGAAATGCTAAAGTTGGCTTATAAACCGCTGGTTTTAGTGTTTGTTTTATCGGTGTTTCTGTATGTGTTAATCGAACAAGGGATTGGCACTTGGTTACCTACTTTTAACAGTGAAGTATTACACCTACCTGTTGACGTGAGCGTACAAATCACCAGTATTTTTGCGGCTATGATTGCTATTGGTAGATTAATGGCTGGGCAGATATTGAAGTTTGTGAATTGGTATTTATTCCTGAACATATGTATCGCGATGATGGCGGTTTTGATGTTGTTGAGTTTGCCCTTAGCGGATGACATAGACGCAACTGCTGTTACCGGTATTTTTAATGCACCTATCGCCGCCTATCTTTTGCCGATTGCAGGTTTGATGATGGCCCCTATTTACCCGATTATTAATTCTGTGATGTTAAGTTCTTTAGAAAAAGCAAAACATGCACAAATGACTGGGCTAATTGTGGTGTTTTCTGCACTGGGTGGTACTACCGGCTCCATTATTACGGGTCTTGTGTTTGATACCTTTGGTGGAAAAAATGCCTTTTACTTATCACTACTTCCCATGGCGTTACTTGCGTTTACTTTGTTCTTCTTTCGTAAGTCGACCAATAAGCTGTCTTCTTCCACCATACAGAATGAGCAGTAG
- the treF gene encoding alpha,alpha-trehalase TreF, whose amino-acid sequence MSDTNEAKQCLEQSLDFFSSDLFNDVQLAGIFADSKTFADAYPKFSWSEIFADYQKNQTCKGFDLSDFVQQHFVIPETILLSNDTDKGSVKSYIESLWPKLERQPDKLDLCSLLPLSHPYIVPGGRFREIYYWDSYFTALGLNESGRQDIIRSMILNFIDLQDTLGCIPNGNRSYYNSRSQPPVLGLMVEMYLQNIDTLQTKVRRQFLEHCVQGLDKEYQFWMHDKEQLVGTTKAIKRVVKMPNGVCLNRYWDDSVEPRPESYREDIEAAENIAAAKRPAFYRNIRAACESGWDFSSRWLANQDDLSTIQTTHIVPIDLNCLLYKLETLLSQFYTELLESELSSKFAAYAQIRKDAINQYLWDEQGGFYHDFDFIQGQKTTIQSLAACLPLFCQIASHQQAEHIADKLENSFLMEGGLVTTLNDTAQQWDAPNGWAPLQYFAVVGLMNYGFAPLSVTIMNRWMTTVEQQFITDNNMMEKYNVQHSQRVAQGGEYEVQHGFGWTNGVSLAFYQLLDADTYSN is encoded by the coding sequence ATGTCAGATACTAATGAAGCAAAACAGTGTCTAGAGCAAAGCCTAGATTTTTTCAGCAGTGACTTATTTAACGATGTGCAGCTAGCTGGAATATTTGCCGATAGTAAAACATTCGCCGACGCTTATCCTAAATTCTCATGGTCTGAAATATTCGCTGATTATCAAAAAAATCAGACCTGCAAAGGGTTTGATCTTAGCGACTTTGTGCAGCAGCACTTTGTCATTCCTGAAACAATATTACTCAGCAACGATACCGATAAAGGCTCAGTGAAAAGTTATATTGAATCGTTGTGGCCAAAACTTGAAAGACAGCCAGATAAACTAGACTTATGCTCTTTGTTACCCCTTTCTCATCCTTATATTGTGCCGGGGGGCAGGTTTCGAGAAATCTATTACTGGGACAGTTATTTCACTGCTTTGGGGCTCAATGAGTCGGGTCGGCAAGATATCATTCGTTCAATGATTTTAAACTTTATTGATTTACAGGATACGTTAGGGTGTATTCCTAATGGTAATCGCAGCTATTACAATAGCCGTTCTCAGCCCCCTGTATTAGGATTGATGGTTGAAATGTATTTACAGAATATTGACACGCTTCAGACAAAGGTAAGAAGACAGTTTCTAGAACACTGTGTTCAAGGATTAGACAAAGAATACCAATTTTGGATGCATGACAAAGAGCAATTAGTGGGCACTACTAAGGCAATCAAACGTGTCGTAAAAATGCCAAACGGGGTGTGTTTAAATCGCTATTGGGATGATAGCGTTGAGCCTAGGCCTGAATCATATCGAGAAGATATCGAGGCGGCAGAAAATATTGCAGCAGCTAAAAGACCTGCTTTCTACCGCAATATCCGCGCAGCCTGCGAATCAGGTTGGGATTTTAGTTCAAGATGGTTAGCTAACCAAGATGATTTATCGACAATCCAAACCACGCATATTGTGCCTATCGATCTCAACTGTTTGTTGTATAAATTAGAGACCTTGCTAAGTCAATTTTATACTGAATTGCTTGAGAGTGAACTGAGTTCAAAATTTGCGGCTTACGCCCAAATTAGAAAGGATGCGATTAATCAATATTTATGGGATGAACAAGGTGGTTTTTATCATGATTTTGATTTTATACAAGGTCAAAAAACAACGATTCAATCACTCGCTGCTTGCTTACCTCTTTTTTGTCAGATTGCTTCACATCAACAAGCAGAGCACATTGCAGATAAACTCGAAAATTCGTTTTTAATGGAAGGTGGTCTAGTTACGACACTCAACGACACCGCGCAACAGTGGGATGCGCCAAATGGATGGGCGCCCTTGCAATATTTTGCGGTGGTTGGTTTAATGAATTATGGGTTTGCACCACTATCGGTAACTATTATGAATAGATGGATGACTACGGTGGAGCAACAATTTATTACTGATAACAACATGATGGAAAAATATAATGTTCAACATAGTCAACGTGTTGCACAAGGTGGGGAGTATGAAGTTCAGCATGGTTTTGGTTGGACCAACGGTGTCTCATTGGCATTCTACCAACTGCTAGATGCTGATACATATAGCAACTAA